The DNA segment AACCATACATTTGTACAAATGCATAACGATGTATGCCCATTTTTCCCAAGGAAATCATCATTGTCTTTGCTCTAAAATACTATCATACTCCACTTTACTGATTCTCCATGGCACACCCGAGTTACTGTAGAACTCTTGCGGATCCTCCTCCTGTTTCCTCGCGGGTCAGTGTCTGAAGTATATTAAGGGAGTGGAAAAATGACTAACCGCGTCCAGGTTCAAAATTGTCCCGATCTGCTGCAATCGAGTAAACTTCTCCCTAGCACCACCGAAAGATGTTTGAGCAGACAAATAATTTGCAACAGATCGAATGTCCCTTTCGTAACGGATTGCACCCAGCTGTTATGCAATTACAGCGTCAGTTCTTGCTTGTGCCGTAGAGGGATCACAACGCCAACAACACTTGCCTCGGTAAAACGCATTGACAGGATCATCTTCTCCCAATGTCTCACAAGCACCTCCACAGCCAAGCTGAAGAACGTCTGGAAGTTGTGTTCCGTAAAAGTCTCCTACAATCAATCATACTTTAGCTCAATGCCCTTCTCTCCATTCGTGATCTTAACGGGCGCATTAAATGTCAGAAAAACTTACGCGATACCCGAGAATCAAACTATCCCAACTCTTGACAAATCTCTTCCTCACCAGATCCAATTCTTCTGCCTCTTGGAACGCGTCGTCATCAAGTACGTAATTGACGTCTCGGTACGCATCATCAAGAATCGGGCGGAGACGTGGGCGAGTGAGTTGGTTGAATAATTGTTCGAGACCAGTCTTCAGGATGGATATCAGAACCAGAACTAAATAAAAAATGAGCGGGATGCTTACCTTGCATACAGATCTGAACCTGTTGCCTATATCCTTGAACCCTTCTAGCTCGTCCTTGACGCTGGCCATTTCTGGTTCGATGTAGACCTGCGGTAAACGCTGAAGCGTTTCGTCAATGAGGCGCTCCATGTAGTCTGCAGAGACATCGAGGTCGTTCAAGTATATCTGTTGGTAGTTCCATTAGTAGGAGCATCATAACCAGAAACGGAGTGAGCTTACACCAAACGCCTCCCTCTGAtccttttccctcttctccctctccgcCCTATCACCACCACCGGCAAGCGAATACACGTTATCCATCTTTCTCCTAATCACATCCGTATAATCCTTTTCTACCACCTCTGCAATCTTCCGTCTCATATTTTTCAAGGTAGAGAGCGAGCCGCATGAGAGGAGACGGGACAAGACAAGTTTGAGGAGGTAGAATGTATCATCGAGGATGGAGGAGAGATGAGGCTCGGTGGTGAGGTCGGCGGTATCGATCTTATGGGCCTGTAATCACACATCAGCCATCGCGCTCACAAAACAGCAGGAGGGGCATGTACCTTTTCGATACTCATTCGCAGGAACCAAAATTCTAAGGGTTCGTAATAAACCTTGAGCAAATTCTCGATTGCTCGTTGACTTCCTGATTGCTCAAGTATCTCCATCTGAACCTCATACGGCTTTTCGGGTGattcctccttctcttccttcttctcgccATTTTCTTGActtccatcttcatcctcatcctACTTCCAATTAGCGCTTGTAACTTTACTTCCAAAAAGGGATGTACTCACCGCGATACGGCTCCAAATGAACCGCCTGAACAATGcccatcttcctcccaaAGCCACCAGCTCACCCAACACTTTATCAACATCCCTTGGATCTGGCCCTTCCTGCTCGTGCTCCTGCTGACCACCCGCCTGTGACGGTGTCCTTGAATGTGCCGGTGCCGGCGAAGATTTTCTACCGCCATGGGTATACGACTGGATGAGATGTGAAGCGGACGAGAGATTAGGAAGTGCGGATGTTGTAGAGTTTGCTAATGTGGCGAGTGTTATAGGGTTGGCATTGGATGGAAGGAGACTGGGGAAGAGGGGcgggagaagagatgggttggaaagaagaaggaaggaagatgatttGGTATCGCCTATTAATCGGCCTACTCgtctttcctcttcccatccctCGACCAGGTTTCTCACTGCTCTATCGCTTTCGCCGACAAGACGCCCGACAACCGCGCTCATACGTCCTCGACCGTAGTATTTTTCGACGACCGGTTGGTGCTGATCAATAATATGTGCAATGGATTCGAGAAGGCTCGTAAGTGAGGTTAGATAGTATAAAGG comes from the Cryptococcus gattii WM276 chromosome M, complete sequence genome and includes:
- a CDS encoding Intra-Golgi transport-related protein, putative (Similar to TIGR gene model, INSD accession AAW46817.1), whose translation is MDPYSTPPSPSKSPVPLSPREITTPQQIGTQLALLTKRQAELSLSLNALVADREDIDESLEHLTILGQRVEQLLQEVDGRNGPTHGQPRGLGFQPNGHEVYEEEDEGLLERVRRVWETSERVGGKVRRLDVEVGRVKESADIVSEVIDLKNSLVTLSSAIAKEDWESASRACRRAMSVRKQVIDGNFAGSVVPTSQYPLPPSQTLQELRDILLQTFRSEFDAAVKRKDQPGVSRFFRLWPAIGAEEEGLEAYGNFVVGLVKARSPTAGKSSSPLYYLTSLTSLLESIAHIIDQHQPVVEKYYGRGRMSAVVGRLVGESDRAVRNLVEGWEEERRVGRLIGDTKSSSFLLLSNPSLLPPLFPSLLPSNANPITLATLANSTTSALPNLSSASHLIQSYTHGGRKSSPAPAHSRTPSQAGGQQEHEQEGPDPRDVDKVLGELVALGGRWALFRRFIWSRIADEDEDGSQENGEKKEEKEESPEKPYEVQMEILEQSGSQRAIENLLKVYYEPLEFWFLRMSIEKAHKIDTADLTTEPHLSSILDDTFYLLKLVLSRLLSCGSLSTLKNMRRKIAEVVEKDYTDVIRRKMDNVYSLAGGGDRAEREKREKDQREAFGIYLNDLDVSADYMERLIDETLQRLPQVYIEPEMASVKDELEGFKDIGNRFRSVCKTGLEQLFNQLTRPRLRPILDDAYRDVNYVLDDDAFQEAEELDLVRKRFVKSWDSLILGYRETFTEHNFQTFFSLAVEVLVRHWEKMILSMRFTELGAIRYERDIRSVANYLSAQTSFGGAREKFTRLQQIGTILNLDAEEDPQEFYSNSGVPWRISKVEYDSILEQRQ